In the Hylaeus volcanicus isolate JK05 chromosome 1, UHH_iyHylVolc1.0_haploid, whole genome shotgun sequence genome, one interval contains:
- the LOC128876603 gene encoding proteoglycan 4-like, producing MKCSPGLLFNPVDKVCDWPAHAGCKPHSETTTLPPTSEPEITTTPEPETTTTPEPEWTTTSEPELSTTPEPEMTTAPEPETSTTPEPEWTTTPEPEWSTTPEPEWSTTLEPEGSTTLEPEWTTTPEPETTTTPEPETTTTPEPETTT from the coding sequence ATGAAGTGCTCTCCAGGACTTCTCTTCAACCCTGTGGATAAAGTATGCGATTGGCCTGCACATGCAGGATGTAAGCCACACAGTGAAACGACAACACTTCCACCAACCTCAGAACCTGAAATCACAACGACTCCCGAACCTGAAACCACCACGACTCCTGAACCCGAATGGACCACGACTTCTGAACCTGAATTGTCCACGACTCCTGAACCTGAAATGACCACGGCTCCCGAACCTGAAACCTCAACGACTCCCGAACCTGAATGGACCACGACTCCCGAACCTGAATGGAGCACGACTCCCGAACCTGAATGGAGCACGACTCTCGAACCTGAAGGGAGCACGACTCTCGAACCTGAATGGACCACGACTCCTGAACCTGAAACCACAACGACTCCTGAACCTGAAACCACAACGACTCCCGAACCTGAAACCACAACG